One window of the Micropterus dolomieu isolate WLL.071019.BEF.003 ecotype Adirondacks linkage group LG08, ASM2129224v1, whole genome shotgun sequence genome contains the following:
- the mmp9 gene encoding matrix metalloproteinase-9 has product MRCYTLAVCLVLGISMQEGWSLPLKSVFVTFPGDIIKNMTDGELAEGYLKKFGYMDTLQRSGFQSMVSTSKALKRMQRQMGLEETGELDKSTIEAMKKPRCGVPDVANYQTFEGDLKWDHKDVTYRILNYSPDMDSALTDDAFARAFKVWSDVTPLTFTRLFDGTADIMISFGKADHGDPYPFDGKDGLLAHAYPPGEGVQGDAHFDDDEYWTLGTGPVVKTRYGNADGAMCHFPFTFEGKTYSSCTTDGRTDNLPWCATTADYSKDKKYGFCPSELLYTFGGNAGGAPCVFPFTFLGEKYDSCTTEGRRDGYRWCATTDNFDKDIKYGFCPSRDTAVIGGNSEGEPCHFPFVFLGKTYDSCTSEGRGDGKLWCSTTDNYDDHKKWGFCPDQGYSLFLVAAHEFGHALGLDHSNIRDALMYPMYSYVEDFSLHEDDIEGIQYLYGPKTGPDPKPPQPTTVPYPDPDITDPTNDPRPTEPTTTTPVDPANDACKLTKFDTITVIEGELHFFKDGHYWKMSNRNDGNQGPFSVSERWPAVPAVIDSAFEDILTKKIYFFSGNRFWVYTGQSVLGPRSIEKLGLPNTIQKVEGALQRGKGKVLLFSGENFWRLDVKAQTIDKGYPRYTDMVFGGVPNDAHDVFQYNGHTYFCRDRFYWRMNSRRQVDRVGYVKYDLLKCSDSSNLRY; this is encoded by the exons ATGAGGTGCTATACTTTAGCTGTGTGTTTAGTTTTGGGTATAAGCATGCAGGAAGGATGGAGCCTTCCCCTCAAGTCCGTCTTTGTCACCTTCCCGGGAgacatcatcaaaaacatgactgatGGGGAGCTGGCAGAA GGTTATCTGAAGAAGTTTGGCTACATGGACACCCTGCAGCGCAGTGGCTTCCAGTCTATGGTGTCCACTTCTAAGGCTTTGAAGAGGATGCAGAGGCAGATGGGGTTGGAGGAAACCGGAGAGCTGGATAAGTCTACCATAGAGGCCATGAAAAAACCTCGCTGTGGGGTTCCTGATGTGGCCAACTACCAAACATTTGAAGGAGATCTCAAATGGGACCATAAGGATGTCACTTAtag GATCCTTAACTATTCCCCGGACATGGACAGCGCTTTGACTGATGACGCCTTTGCCAGAGCCTTCAAGGTGTGGAGTGATGTGACCCCTCTTACTTTTACCCGCCTGTTTGATGGGACGGCTGACATCATGATATCATTTGGAAAAGCAG ACCATGGAGACCCGTATCCATTTGATGGTAAGGATGGCCTTCTGGCCCATGCTTATCCCCCTGGTGAGGGTGTGCAGGGAGATGCCCACTTCGATGACGATGAGTACTGGACTTTGGGAACAGGACCAG TTGTGAAGACTCGCTATGGGAATGCGGATGGTGCCATGTGCCACTTCCCCTTCACTTTCGAGGGCAAAACCTACTCCAGCTGTACCACTGATGGTCGTACCGACAACCTGCCATGgtgtgccaccacagctgactaCAGCAAAGACAAGAAATATGGCTTCTGCCCAAGTGAAC TTCTGTACACATTCGGAGGAAATGCCGGTGGAGCTCCGTGTGTCTTCCCCTTCACCTTTCTGGGAGAGAAGTATGACAGCTGTACCACAGAGGGCCGCCGCGATGGCTACCGCTGGTGTGCCACCACAGACAACTTTGACAAGGACATAAAATATGGATTCTGTCCCAGTCGTG ACACCGCTGTAATTGGTGGAAATTCTGAGGGAGAGCCTTGCCACTTCCCCTTTGTGTTCCTGGGTAAAACGTATGACTCCTGCACTAGCGAGGGACGAGGAGATGGCAAGTTGTGGTGCAGTACCACTGACAACTATGATGACCACAAGAAATGGGGCTTCTGTCCTGACCAGG GTTACAGTCTGTTCCTGGTGGCAGCCCATGAGTTTGGACATGCCCTTGGACTGGATCACTCCAACATAAGAGATGCCCTCATGTACCCCATGTACAGCTACGTGGAAGACTTTTCCCTGCATGAAGATGACATTGAAGGCATTCAATATCTCTATG gaCCCAAAACAGGCCCCGATCCCAAACCCCCTCAACCCACCACAGTCCCCTACCCAGATCCTGATATTACTGACCCCACAAATGATCCTAGACCCACTGAACCCACCACCACTACACCTGTTGATCCAGCCAATGATGCCTGCAAGTTGACCAAATTCGACACCATCACTGTGATTGAGGGAGAACTACATTTCTTCAAGGACGG ACATTACTGGAAGATGTCCAACAGAAATGATGGAAATCAAGGACCATTTTCAGTTTCTGAGAGGTGGCCAGCTGTGCCAGCAGTCATTGATTCTGCCTTTGAGGACATTCTGACCAAGAAAATTTACTTCTTCTCAG gGAACCGATTCTGGGTGTACACAGGGCAGAGTGTTCTGGGACCCCGCAGCATAGAGAAGCTTGGCCTCCCCAACACCATTCAGAAAGTGGAGGGAGCACTGCAGAGGGGGAAAGGCAAAGTGCTGCTCTTCAGTGGGGAGAACTTCTGGAG GCTGGATGTGAAGGCCCAGACAATTGACAAGGGGTACCCCAGGTACACAGACATGGTCTTTGGTGGCGTCCCCAATGATGCTCATGATGTATTCCAGTACAATG GTCACACATACTTCTGCCGGGACCGCTTCTACTGGCGAATGAATTCCCGCAGGCAGGTGGATCGTGTTGGCTATGTGAAATATGACCTCCTCAAGTGCTCAGATTCTTCAAACCTTCGCTACTGA